In Candidatus Wallbacteria bacterium, a single window of DNA contains:
- a CDS encoding DUF2442 domain-containing protein encodes MIWIVDAKYLEAFKVKVTFSDGTEKIADLENKIKNEKRSIFLPLKDAVFFSKVRFNPEIDTIEWPNGADLAPEFLYDL; translated from the coding sequence ATGATCTGGATAGTTGACGCCAAGTACCTTGAAGCCTTTAAAGTGAAAGTTACTTTCAGCGATGGCACTGAGAAGATTGCAGATTTAGAAAACAAGATAAAAAACGAAAAGCGCAGTATTTTTCTGCCGCTGAAGGATGCCGTTTTCTTTAGCAAAGTGAGATTCAACCCTGAGATAGACACGATCGAATGGCCAAACGGTGCGGACTTGGCCCCTGAATTTCTTTACGATTTATAA
- a CDS encoding adenylosuccinate synthase: MPARIVIGLQWGDEGKGKITDYLAEDADLIVRYQGGNNAGHTVVVGSEKFKLHLIPSGILHPGKGCILGNGMVIDLGALVSEIEGLRARKVSFDNLMISPKAHLIMPYHIFLDSEEEVQRKERKIGTTGRGIGPAYRDKVDRCGIQIGDLFSQELFQEKVGMNLEKKKLGSKFSVSEIVKSCSDHFQIIREFVKPVNGILHDHLIHGKNILLEGAQGTLLDLDHGTYPYVTSSYPTSGGACLGSGIGPGSIKAVIGVVKAYSTRVGEGPFTTELRDDLGDALREIGHEYGTTTGRPRRTGWLDLVALKYAVQINGVTEIALTKLDILCGITPLKVATGYRIGERIQTEFPEIGGMLQQSTPIYEEIPGFKDLKRESEFYYNQYIGFIEKFLGVPVTIVSYGEKRDETFIRKEKEAGVAQR; encoded by the coding sequence ATGCCAGCAAGGATCGTGATCGGTCTGCAGTGGGGTGATGAGGGCAAGGGAAAAATCACGGATTATCTGGCTGAAGATGCCGACCTGATAGTTCGATATCAGGGCGGTAACAATGCCGGCCACACTGTCGTGGTGGGATCCGAGAAATTCAAGCTGCACCTTATCCCTTCCGGTATCCTGCACCCTGGGAAAGGATGCATTCTTGGAAACGGGATGGTAATCGACCTTGGTGCACTTGTCTCTGAAATTGAGGGCCTAAGGGCGCGGAAAGTATCCTTCGACAATCTGATGATCAGCCCCAAAGCTCACCTGATAATGCCCTATCATATCTTCCTGGACTCTGAGGAGGAAGTGCAGAGAAAAGAGCGAAAAATAGGTACTACCGGCAGAGGAATCGGCCCTGCCTACAGGGACAAAGTGGATCGCTGCGGGATCCAGATCGGGGATCTTTTTTCTCAGGAGCTCTTCCAGGAAAAGGTCGGAATGAATCTGGAGAAAAAAAAGCTGGGTTCTAAATTCTCCGTATCTGAGATTGTGAAGAGCTGCAGTGATCACTTTCAGATCATCCGGGAATTTGTGAAGCCTGTGAACGGTATACTGCACGATCATCTCATACATGGGAAAAATATCCTTCTGGAAGGTGCACAGGGAACTCTTCTGGATCTGGATCACGGTACCTATCCCTATGTTACCTCATCTTATCCGACTTCCGGAGGAGCGTGTCTGGGTTCAGGGATCGGACCTGGAAGCATCAAAGCGGTGATCGGGGTGGTAAAAGCATATTCAACGAGAGTCGGAGAAGGTCCGTTTACTACTGAACTCAGAGACGATCTTGGAGATGCCCTGAGGGAAATAGGACATGAATACGGAACCACTACCGGGCGTCCACGCAGGACTGGCTGGCTGGACCTGGTTGCTCTTAAATACGCAGTACAGATAAACGGTGTAACGGAAATCGCACTCACCAAGCTGGATATTCTCTGCGGGATAACCCCGCTGAAAGTAGCTACCGGGTATCGGATTGGGGAACGGATTCAGACCGAATTCCCCGAAATTGGCGGGATGCTTCAGCAAAGCACCCCGATCTATGAAGAAATTCCAGGATTCAAAGACTTGAAACGGGAGAGTGAATTTTATTATAATCAATACATCGGATTTATTGAAAAATTTCTCGGCGTGCCGGTAACGATAGTATCATACGGCGAGAAAAGGGATGAAACATTTATTAGAAAGGAAAAAGAAGCCGGTGTAGCTCAGCGGTAG
- a CDS encoding STAS domain-containing protein, translating to MNKIAQEEKPLMAKIEEQNLEIESREENSAVILKIKGNLDVFSLQKIRERMEVMLNQTTRVVFDLTNLEYIDSAGIGFIIGTLKRLRSKDPDAKLVICGLNDYLSGIFKLINFSRIIPMAKGIKQAWKELDG from the coding sequence ATGAACAAAATTGCGCAGGAGGAGAAGCCGCTAATGGCGAAAATCGAGGAGCAGAATCTGGAAATCGAGTCACGCGAGGAAAATTCGGCAGTGATCTTGAAAATCAAAGGAAATCTGGATGTTTTCAGCTTGCAGAAAATACGGGAACGTATGGAAGTCATGCTGAATCAGACCACGAGGGTTGTCTTCGACTTGACGAACCTGGAATACATAGATTCTGCAGGAATCGGATTCATCATCGGCACACTGAAACGGCTGAGATCCAAAGACCCTGATGCCAAGCTTGTGATCTGCGGACTCAATGATTACCTTTCCGGAATTTTCAAACTGATCAATTTTTCCCGCATCATCCCTATGGCCAAGGGTATCAAACAGGCCTGGAAAGAACTGGATGGTTAA
- a CDS encoding pyridoxal-phosphate dependent enzyme, whose product MKFHYSCSVCGAGYNLQEVSYTCRKCGETGLLDVIYDYDALKKKGWLSRSRNAPVRYQKILPIVKTLKNSDVPLQVGDSPVYNLRVWEKSFSQKGVLLFDDTGNPTASYKDRASVIACIRAREEREPVITCASTGNAGSSLAGMTAAFRLKSIIFVPETAPVAKIVQLMIFGAKLFRVAGNYDTAYDLCLEATKKFGWYNRSTGFNPILLEGKKTSALEIFEKCRLPDRIYVPVGDGCIIGGVYKGFLDLKRLGLISEIPFLVGVQAAGSDSYCRSVKAGYKLMQVAAETVADSISVDIPRAFSQAIRIAKEKKGHFMTVSDSEIQAAQRKLAAESGVFAEPAAAAAAAGFIRERESGILNGRESVLLLITGNGLKDVKSVLSYLTLPEPVKPKLAVIEAMLEKSMIHNPIKGVETCLK is encoded by the coding sequence GTGAAATTTCACTATTCCTGCTCTGTCTGCGGGGCCGGCTACAATCTTCAGGAAGTCAGTTATACCTGCAGAAAATGCGGTGAAACCGGTCTGCTCGATGTGATTTACGATTATGATGCATTGAAGAAAAAGGGCTGGCTCAGCCGGTCCCGGAATGCCCCTGTCCGCTACCAGAAGATTCTGCCGATTGTTAAAACTTTGAAAAATTCCGACGTCCCTCTGCAGGTCGGAGATTCACCGGTATACAATCTCAGGGTATGGGAGAAAAGTTTCTCGCAGAAAGGCGTGCTGCTGTTCGACGACACCGGAAATCCGACCGCCTCATATAAAGACAGGGCTTCAGTGATTGCCTGCATCAGGGCCAGAGAGGAGCGGGAGCCGGTCATCACCTGCGCCTCAACCGGCAACGCCGGGTCATCCCTTGCTGGAATGACAGCTGCGTTCAGGCTTAAAAGTATTATTTTCGTCCCTGAAACTGCGCCTGTGGCAAAAATCGTGCAGCTGATGATTTTCGGGGCGAAGCTTTTCCGGGTGGCCGGGAATTACGATACAGCCTATGATCTCTGCCTGGAGGCCACCAAAAAGTTCGGCTGGTACAACCGCAGTACCGGATTTAATCCGATACTGCTGGAAGGGAAGAAGACCTCGGCACTGGAAATCTTTGAAAAATGCAGATTACCGGACAGAATTTATGTGCCTGTAGGCGACGGCTGCATCATAGGCGGTGTTTACAAGGGCTTTTTAGATCTCAAGCGGCTTGGCCTGATCAGCGAAATCCCGTTCCTGGTCGGTGTGCAGGCTGCAGGTTCTGATTCTTACTGCAGATCAGTCAAAGCAGGGTATAAATTGATGCAGGTGGCGGCTGAAACAGTGGCTGATTCAATTTCAGTGGATATTCCCCGGGCCTTTTCCCAGGCGATCAGAATCGCCAAAGAAAAAAAGGGCCATTTCATGACAGTCAGCGACTCGGAAATCCAGGCTGCCCAGCGGAAACTGGCAGCTGAAAGCGGTGTGTTCGCAGAACCCGCGGCTGCGGCCGCTGCGGCCGGTTTCATCAGGGAACGCGAATCAGGCATTCTCAACGGTCGGGAATCAGTATTGCTTCTGATTACAGGCAATGGTCTGAAGGATGTAAAAAGCGTGCTTTCATATCTGACCCTGCCTGAGCCGGTCAAACCGAAACTGGCGGTAATTGAAGCAATGCTGGAAAAAAGCATGATCCACAATCCTATCAAAGGAGTTGAAACATGCCTGAAATAA
- a CDS encoding late competence development ComFB family protein → MEELVLEKVDEYLKVHPEICKCQHCRLDIAALVLNNFPPKYVVTEEGENYSRLSALASQFRVDLVTALIQASSEVMQNPRHDKR, encoded by the coding sequence ATGGAAGAACTGGTACTGGAAAAAGTGGATGAGTATCTCAAGGTCCATCCTGAAATCTGCAAATGCCAGCATTGCAGACTGGACATAGCGGCGCTCGTTCTGAATAACTTTCCCCCTAAATATGTAGTGACTGAAGAAGGGGAAAATTACAGCCGGCTTTCCGCCCTGGCTTCCCAGTTCAGAGTGGATCTCGTGACCGCTCTGATTCAGGCATCCAGCGAAGTCATGCAGAACCCGCGCCATGACAAGAGGTAA
- a CDS encoding DnaB-like helicase C-terminal domain-containing protein translates to MLCKNCGNEFMPGDEKSGNLCPDCYYKLYPKIKSALEKVDQEAIKKKIREKEDGGPIQDEVINMEQVILKGMLTDLFILDRSMLMGMNRMMFSTKEGAILFEEIEDLYTSKFKEKIIQPDFFSSKIKEREDFSKGVQAFYNETNERNSPRFSRIMVYIDVLKDRLARDELSRSAESINEYLRGEGKNRNLKIVEFISNILKDLRELQRQRVKKDIQKIKGELLVIAREVETRKKTGELKIIGYDIGDFTCLAQALSGLRKGFLYGIAGAPRRGKTTLTLEIATRIATFNKIPVLFYTWEQTRKNLTYRLLAKEARINADTLQRKQLDKDPQLEKNFILGWRKMEKYMEYFYLIEGSKDDTIERIKAHAYNAMQDFDTDDVMIVVDYIQKMPLGQEYSSEKFRVEEISTRIKGLSLELNCPILAISSLSKEGCNLDLQQSDERPSMYHCKGSGDIEYDLDAAIIMAKDWEDTKELTEQLRQIATQMDKDPNKLPKLDIVNLHLDKNRDSPEGLSSIIQMLFIIEANKFVELGFKVENDMYRFRNVNKIVQELIKEGYVEFQDASIVRNQDPNAVKIGLKQ, encoded by the coding sequence ATGCTCTGTAAGAACTGTGGAAACGAATTCATGCCCGGTGATGAAAAAAGCGGTAATTTATGCCCTGATTGTTATTATAAATTATACCCGAAGATAAAATCCGCTCTGGAGAAAGTCGATCAGGAAGCCATTAAGAAAAAGATCCGTGAAAAAGAAGACGGCGGGCCGATCCAGGACGAAGTGATCAACATGGAACAGGTGATTCTGAAAGGCATGCTCACTGACCTTTTCATCCTCGACCGGAGCATGCTGATGGGAATGAACAGAATGATGTTCTCCACCAAGGAAGGGGCGATCCTGTTCGAGGAAATCGAGGACCTTTACACTTCAAAATTCAAGGAAAAAATCATCCAGCCGGATTTTTTCAGCAGCAAGATCAAGGAAAGAGAAGATTTTTCCAAGGGTGTCCAGGCTTTTTACAACGAAACCAACGAGCGCAACTCCCCCCGGTTTTCAAGGATCATGGTCTACATCGATGTGCTCAAAGACAGGCTGGCCCGGGATGAATTGAGCAGATCCGCTGAAAGCATCAATGAATATCTGAGAGGTGAGGGCAAAAACCGCAACCTGAAAATAGTGGAATTCATCAGCAATATTCTGAAGGACCTGCGGGAACTCCAGCGGCAGAGGGTAAAAAAGGATATTCAGAAGATCAAAGGTGAATTGCTGGTGATCGCCCGCGAGGTAGAGACCAGGAAAAAGACCGGGGAACTTAAAATCATCGGCTACGATATTGGTGATTTCACCTGCCTGGCTCAAGCTCTTTCAGGACTCAGAAAAGGATTTTTGTACGGGATCGCCGGAGCACCCCGCCGCGGGAAAACAACGCTCACGCTGGAAATCGCTACCAGAATCGCCACCTTCAACAAGATCCCGGTACTTTTTTATACCTGGGAACAGACCAGAAAGAACCTTACATACAGGCTGCTGGCCAAGGAAGCCCGCATCAATGCCGACACTCTGCAGAGAAAGCAGCTTGACAAGGATCCGCAGCTTGAGAAAAACTTCATTCTGGGCTGGCGCAAGATGGAAAAATACATGGAATATTTCTATCTGATTGAAGGAAGCAAGGACGACACCATCGAACGCATCAAGGCACACGCTTATAATGCCATGCAGGACTTCGACACCGATGACGTGATGATCGTGGTGGACTATATCCAGAAAATGCCGCTCGGACAGGAATATTCTTCCGAAAAGTTCAGGGTGGAGGAGATTTCCACCAGGATCAAGGGGCTTTCGCTGGAACTGAACTGCCCGATCCTGGCCATCTCCTCGCTTTCCAAGGAAGGCTGCAACCTGGACCTTCAACAGTCTGACGAACGGCCTTCCATGTATCACTGCAAAGGCAGCGGAGATATCGAGTACGACCTGGATGCTGCGATCATCATGGCCAAAGACTGGGAAGACACCAAGGAACTTACCGAGCAGTTAAGGCAGATTGCCACGCAGATGGATAAGGACCCAAACAAGCTTCCAAAGCTCGATATAGTCAACCTGCATCTGGACAAGAACCGCGATTCACCGGAAGGCCTTTCATCGATCATCCAGATGCTGTTCATCATTGAAGCCAACAAATTCGTCGAACTGGGCTTCAAGGTGGAAAACGACATGTACCGCTTCCGCAATGTCAACAAAATCGTGCAGGAATTAATCAAGGAAGGATATGTCGAATTCCAGGATGCGAGCATCGTCAGGAATCAGGATCCCAACGCAGTGAAAATCGGGTTGAAACAATAA
- the pyk gene encoding pyruvate kinase, with the protein MITNFPKTKILATLGPASSSMSKLFRLIEAGVNGFRINFSHGTLEEKASLYRNIKKAEIRTRKRVFIVQDLCGPKIRVGTIQDAVFLEPGQTYTFVKAETAANKGELPLPVEEIFDKLKLGETFFINDGMIEVKVKRIVSSTSFQVTVLKSGFISSHKGVNFPHQNFDFPSLTDKDKEAINFNLEYPCDYIALSFVRKPEDVLDLKKYLKRLKLDLPVISKIEKVSAIKLIDTIIPVSDAIMVARGDLAVEAGFSGIGVLQKTIVAKAIKKGCPVIVATQMLESMISNPIPTRAEITDITNAVLDGADTLMLSGETAMGKYPLQVIRTMRKVIQKTEAMSHNSIVKLQKHSSIYDTVAAIAVEAASSLNSKAIVTPTMSGATTRKIVSLRPDIHVVALTPHEHLARRLLLYRGVASEIINFYNSTDEMIEEVEKALLSKKLLHSGDLYVLTGGTPPGNSGTTNIVRIERL; encoded by the coding sequence ATGATAACAAATTTTCCGAAAACCAAGATTCTTGCTACTCTTGGTCCGGCCAGTTCTTCGATGAGCAAGCTTTTCCGGCTGATTGAAGCCGGTGTCAACGGTTTCCGGATCAATTTCTCACACGGTACGCTGGAAGAAAAGGCTTCTTTGTACAGGAATATCAAAAAAGCCGAAATCAGGACCCGGAAAAGGGTTTTTATCGTTCAGGACCTCTGCGGCCCCAAAATCAGGGTCGGTACCATTCAGGATGCGGTCTTTCTGGAACCCGGGCAGACCTATACTTTTGTCAAAGCTGAGACTGCCGCCAATAAGGGTGAACTACCGCTTCCGGTTGAGGAAATTTTTGATAAACTCAAGCTTGGCGAGACTTTCTTTATCAACGACGGGATGATCGAAGTCAAAGTCAAGAGGATTGTCAGCTCGACTTCGTTTCAGGTGACTGTCCTGAAAAGTGGATTCATCTCCTCACATAAAGGAGTCAATTTTCCTCACCAGAATTTCGATTTCCCCTCGCTCACAGACAAGGATAAGGAAGCAATCAACTTCAACCTGGAGTATCCCTGCGATTACATTGCTCTTTCGTTCGTCAGGAAGCCTGAGGATGTTCTGGACCTGAAAAAATACCTCAAAAGACTCAAACTCGACCTCCCGGTGATTTCCAAAATCGAAAAAGTTTCAGCGATAAAACTGATCGACACAATCATTCCTGTCTCTGATGCCATCATGGTAGCACGTGGCGATCTGGCAGTGGAAGCAGGATTCTCTGGAATCGGAGTCCTCCAGAAAACCATTGTGGCAAAAGCCATAAAAAAAGGGTGTCCCGTGATTGTTGCCACTCAGATGCTGGAATCAATGATCAGCAACCCGATTCCTACCAGGGCGGAGATCACAGATATTACAAACGCTGTTTTGGATGGAGCAGATACACTCATGCTTTCCGGTGAAACTGCGATGGGTAAATATCCTCTGCAGGTGATCCGCACCATGCGCAAGGTAATCCAGAAAACTGAGGCCATGAGTCATAACAGCATCGTGAAACTTCAAAAGCACTCCTCAATTTATGATACTGTCGCCGCAATTGCCGTGGAAGCGGCCTCCTCCCTCAATTCAAAGGCAATTGTGACTCCCACCATGTCCGGTGCCACTACCAGGAAGATAGTCAGCCTGAGACCGGATATTCATGTAGTTGCTCTAACTCCTCATGAACATCTGGCAAGAAGGTTACTGCTATACCGGGGAGTTGCAAGTGAGATTATTAATTTTTATAATAGTACTGATGAGATGATTGAGGAAGTTGAAAAAGCACTTTTGAGTAAAAAACTTTTGCATTCAGGCGACCTGTATGTTCTGACCGGCGGCACCCCTCCCGGGAATTCAGGCACCACAAACATCGTAAGGATAGAAAGACTATGA
- a CDS encoding phosphomannomutase/phosphoglucomutase gives MSDIFKAYDIRGVYNKDWNKSDAYKIGYFLPKLLGGKKFAVGRDVRASSDEIFEHLVAGITDAGGDVYDLGLTATPMVYFSTVKYEMDGSVMITASHNPPEYNGMKVSRKLAMPVGLESGLADLKKMVESEITVKSSKKGKVHKLDFMKDYPDHLKKFARNIKPLKVVLDTANGMGGLLIPKLLEDLGFEVTNLFPELDGTFPNHLPDPLKEENLVDLKKMVVKKKADLGIAIDGDADRVMFVDENGGYISADLILPVMGKLLLKDQKGYVIYDVRSSRSVPEEIKKLGGTPYMWKVGHAYMKQKMRELDGVFGGELAGHYYFRDNFYTDCGTVALLCVLSALSMGTKKISELIAEIKHYHFSGEINFKVEDKAGKIKLLLNKYADGKLVDIDGIRVDYPDYWFNVRPSNTEPFLRLVVEAKTDELMKKKTKELTDLIKA, from the coding sequence ATGAGCGACATTTTCAAGGCTTACGACATCCGGGGTGTCTACAACAAAGACTGGAACAAGAGCGACGCTTACAAGATCGGATATTTCCTGCCGAAACTCCTGGGCGGGAAAAAATTCGCGGTGGGCAGGGATGTCAGGGCGAGCTCTGATGAGATCTTCGAACACCTGGTGGCAGGCATCACAGACGCGGGCGGCGATGTTTACGATCTCGGACTCACAGCCACACCAATGGTTTATTTTTCTACAGTAAAGTATGAAATGGACGGGAGCGTAATGATCACTGCTTCCCACAATCCCCCTGAATATAACGGCATGAAAGTTTCCAGAAAACTCGCCATGCCTGTTGGTCTCGAGAGCGGCCTCGCAGACCTCAAAAAAATGGTGGAGTCAGAGATTACTGTGAAAAGCAGCAAAAAAGGCAAAGTCCATAAGCTTGATTTCATGAAAGATTACCCTGACCATCTGAAAAAATTCGCCAGAAACATCAAACCCCTGAAAGTTGTGCTTGACACAGCCAACGGCATGGGCGGACTTTTAATCCCGAAACTGCTCGAGGACCTGGGTTTCGAAGTTACCAACCTCTTCCCTGAACTGGACGGCACGTTTCCCAATCATTTGCCTGACCCGCTCAAAGAAGAGAATCTGGTTGACCTGAAAAAAATGGTCGTGAAAAAGAAAGCGGACCTGGGAATCGCAATCGACGGCGATGCAGACCGGGTAATGTTCGTGGACGAGAATGGCGGCTATATCAGCGCTGACCTGATCCTGCCTGTGATGGGAAAACTGCTGCTCAAAGACCAGAAAGGTTATGTGATTTACGATGTGCGTTCATCCCGCTCGGTTCCAGAAGAGATCAAGAAGCTGGGTGGAACCCCCTACATGTGGAAAGTCGGCCATGCATACATGAAACAGAAGATGCGCGAACTGGACGGAGTATTCGGCGGCGAACTGGCTGGTCACTATTATTTCAGGGACAATTTCTATACGGATTGCGGTACAGTGGCATTGCTTTGTGTCCTCTCAGCCCTCTCGATGGGAACCAAGAAAATCTCGGAATTGATCGCTGAAATCAAGCATTATCATTTCAGCGGAGAGATCAATTTCAAGGTCGAGGACAAGGCCGGTAAAATCAAGCTCCTGCTGAATAAATATGCAGACGGCAAACTGGTGGATATCGACGGGATCCGCGTGGATTACCCGGATTACTGGTTCAATGTCAGGCCGTCCAATACCGAACCTTTCCTGCGTCTGGTGGTGGAAGCCAAAACCGATGAACTGATGAAAAAGAAGACCAAGGAACTGACTGACCTGATCAAAGCGTAA
- a CDS encoding STAS domain-containing protein yields MEMISRIISKITVIEIKGEIDHREEEKMAEYFKSASLLKGNKVILHLGGLPYINSAVLGIIVKFYNNLHGSKGKMVVCNLNPFILNMFRITHISEIIKICPTEKEALEELA; encoded by the coding sequence ATGGAAATGATCAGCCGGATTATTAGTAAAATCACTGTGATCGAAATCAAGGGCGAGATCGACCATCGGGAAGAGGAAAAGATGGCCGAATACTTTAAATCCGCCAGTTTGTTAAAGGGGAACAAAGTTATCCTCCATCTTGGGGGTCTTCCGTATATCAACAGCGCCGTACTCGGTATAATAGTCAAGTTCTACAACAATCTTCACGGGAGTAAGGGGAAAATGGTTGTCTGCAACCTGAATCCTTTTATTCTGAATATGTTCCGCATCACCCATATCAGCGAAATCATCAAAATCTGTCCCACCGAAAAAGAAGCCCTGGAAGAACTGGCGTGA
- a CDS encoding cobalamin-dependent protein (Presence of a B(12) (cobalamin)-binding domain implies dependence on cobalamin itself, in one of its several forms, or in some unusual lineages, dependence on a cobalamin-like analog.), translating into MKVLFIYPERGYSSSGNRTIWQGRFYYSMSVFMAFLKKHGFEVAFHQSGNPIRTLELSRILQRESPDLLAFSSLNHLSLEVKRLARKVKVLAPGLTVAWGGFFPTTDPESALNSPGVDCVCVGEGELPFLNLLSSLRDKAEITATPGFWFNSRTGAVKNRTGGLVENLDSLPFADLDASGYAGSDDYLIFKRFPLMAARGCRHSCDFCCNSALNRLYGSKTFRFRSPLHVCAELEQVTSRYPDLESIQFQNDIFFPDLEWLSRFVEQYKKIGLPVSFLLSTGSIDQESVKLLKKLPVKEVFVGVESGTLEMKERIGKQSVLTDTVKRCRMLSDAGLRVATFNMLGIPGECGADVMKSVFLNAEINPALLQLSYLYPYRGTPVYEKWWKILSTRRFYTYFEGSIFQRHFLNRHLRFYYHHFIDLVEMAAKSKNIRFLNLLFSDFLPLPLKRILLQLLKKSGQKSIFQVRF; encoded by the coding sequence ATGAAAGTACTATTCATATATCCTGAACGCGGTTACAGCAGTTCCGGAAACAGGACTATCTGGCAGGGGCGTTTTTATTACAGCATGTCCGTATTTATGGCCTTTCTGAAAAAACACGGTTTTGAAGTAGCGTTTCATCAATCAGGCAATCCGATCCGGACCCTGGAGCTTTCCCGGATCCTGCAGCGGGAAAGTCCGGATCTGCTGGCTTTTTCCTCTTTGAATCATCTTTCTCTGGAAGTGAAAAGACTGGCTCGGAAAGTGAAAGTTCTGGCTCCGGGGCTGACAGTCGCCTGGGGTGGTTTTTTCCCCACGACAGATCCTGAATCAGCGCTGAATTCCCCTGGAGTGGATTGTGTCTGCGTCGGGGAAGGCGAGCTCCCTTTTTTAAACCTGCTCTCCAGTCTGAGGGATAAAGCGGAAATCACAGCTACTCCGGGATTCTGGTTCAACTCAAGAACTGGTGCAGTGAAAAACAGAACCGGCGGACTGGTGGAAAATCTGGATTCATTGCCTTTCGCTGATCTGGATGCATCCGGATATGCAGGGAGCGACGATTATTTGATTTTCAAGAGATTCCCGCTGATGGCAGCCCGCGGCTGCAGACATTCCTGCGATTTCTGCTGCAACAGTGCTCTCAACCGGTTATACGGAAGCAAAACCTTCCGCTTCCGTTCGCCTTTACATGTCTGCGCCGAACTCGAACAGGTGACAAGCCGCTATCCGGACCTTGAATCCATCCAGTTTCAGAATGACATTTTTTTCCCTGACCTGGAATGGCTTTCCAGATTCGTGGAACAATACAAAAAAATCGGCCTGCCCGTTTCATTCCTTTTGTCTACAGGGAGCATAGACCAGGAATCAGTAAAGCTCTTGAAAAAGCTGCCTGTGAAGGAGGTGTTCGTCGGAGTGGAGTCTGGGACACTTGAAATGAAAGAGAGGATCGGCAAACAGTCGGTTCTCACGGACACGGTAAAACGCTGCCGGATGCTGTCTGATGCAGGACTGCGGGTGGCAACTTTCAATATGCTTGGAATACCCGGCGAATGCGGTGCTGATGTAATGAAATCGGTCTTCCTTAACGCTGAAATCAATCCTGCACTGCTCCAGCTGTCCTATCTTTATCCCTATCGCGGCACTCCGGTGTATGAAAAGTGGTGGAAAATACTCAGCACCAGGAGATTCTACACTTATTTCGAAGGCAGCATTTTCCAAAGGCATTTTCTGAACAGGCATCTGCGCTTTTATTACCATCATTTCATCGATCTGGTTGAAATGGCGGCAAAGAGTAAAAATATCAGATTCCTGAATCTGCTTTTTTCTGATTTCCTTCCGCTGCCGCTGAAGCGGATTTTACTCCAGCTTCTGAAAAAGAGCGGGCAAAAAAGTATCTTCCAGGTCAGATTCTGA
- a CDS encoding DUF4160 domain-containing protein — MPEISRFFGIIIMMYFDDHCPAHFHVKYNEFRAKVSINDLRLIEGELPRRVLAMTLEWANEHRSELLENWETIGRTGDFKKVKPLE; from the coding sequence ATGCCTGAAATAAGCAGGTTTTTTGGTATCATCATCATGATGTATTTCGATGATCATTGCCCGGCTCATTTTCATGTAAAGTATAATGAATTCAGGGCAAAGGTCTCGATTAATGATTTGAGGTTGATTGAAGGGGAATTGCCGCGCAGAGTCCTGGCCATGACTCTGGAGTGGGCTAACGAACATCGCAGCGAACTGCTTGAAAATTGGGAAACCATTGGAAGAACGGGTGATTTCAAAAAGGTGAAGCCGCTGGAATAG
- a CDS encoding biotin--[acetyl-CoA-carboxylase] ligase, with amino-acid sequence MVNWEFRCYDAVGSTNDLCKELVVSDNAREGLVIMAESQKSGRGQKTSSWFSESGLGLYFSFVLTPSLPLSHFERFSVFVGAALCGFLNRRYPDIGFSVKEPNDILAGGKKLAGILVETVSKGANLSGIVTGIGLNLNHDSEDFPVELRNGATSIMQLTGKTTGRTEKQGIMQEFLSDFATRYKENYHAL; translated from the coding sequence ATGGTTAACTGGGAATTCAGATGCTATGATGCGGTCGGATCAACCAATGACCTGTGCAAGGAACTGGTCGTTTCCGATAATGCCCGGGAGGGACTGGTGATCATGGCAGAGTCACAGAAATCCGGTAGAGGACAGAAGACCAGCAGCTGGTTTTCCGAATCAGGTCTGGGCCTTTATTTTTCTTTTGTCCTGACTCCATCGCTGCCACTCTCGCATTTTGAAAGATTCTCAGTTTTTGTCGGTGCCGCTCTCTGCGGCTTTCTTAATCGCCGCTATCCGGACATCGGCTTTTCCGTAAAAGAACCTAACGACATTCTGGCCGGAGGGAAGAAGCTGGCGGGAATTCTAGTGGAAACGGTGAGCAAAGGCGCAAACTTGTCAGGTATCGTTACTGGCATTGGTTTGAACCTGAATCACGATTCTGAGGATTTTCCGGTGGAGCTGAGAAATGGTGCCACCTCAATCATGCAGTTGACCGGAAAAACCACTGGCAGGACCGAAAAGCAGGGAATCATGCAGGAATTTCTTTCAGATTTCGCCACCAGATACAAGGAGAATTACCATGCTCTGTAA